One genomic region from Lineus longissimus chromosome 6, tnLinLong1.2, whole genome shotgun sequence encodes:
- the LOC135489575 gene encoding protein phosphatase 1 regulatory subunit 3B-like: MLQVLSHGPSNYFDCATDHFNSLKMPVDFASYLLAASPPHLDFFGYDDEFHNKGYSVKCRVACRPLKPIIIMKPKTFDDSESTSLMSSPTSECSSDEEDETSDFIFSSGLTQSEISQRNMSKKRVTFADARGLSLTKVKVMTESSDMPPKLQPQLLASLTQGASAGVSQAPPLSLEFPQPASDYMNFRLKLNTQNVSLENVILKDYNVMGTIKVKNLSFNKNVFVRCSFDSWKSSMDIVATYVPCGADDSSAQVMYDTFSFEITVPSTLKLNQAVEFCICYECDEGQFWDSAEGRNYKVVSTYSVMSVDTQLTLPSDKPYTSDFKPNFDYVDSWSEYSSWSHVNRETPYY, encoded by the coding sequence ATGTTACAAGTTCTCAGTCACGGTCCATCAAATTATTTTGATTGTGCAACGGACCACTTTAACTCTCTGAAAATGCCTGTCGATTTTGCTTCATATTTGCTCGCTGCAAGCCCCCCTCATCTTGATTTCTTCGGATATGATGATGAGTTCCACAACAAAGGATACAGTGTGAAATGCCGCGTTGCTTGTCGCCCTCTGAAGCCCATCATCATTATGAAACCAAAAACATTTGATGATTCTGAATCGACGTCTCTTATGAGTTCTCCAACATCAGAATGCAGTTCAGACGAGGAAGATGAGACCTCGGATTTCATCTTCAGTTCTGGTCTAACGCAATCGGAAATATCACAAAGAAATATGTCAAAAAAGAGAGTGACATTTGCAGACGCGAGGGGCTTGTCCCTAACGAAGGTGAAAGTAATGACTGAATCATCTGACATGCCACCCAAATTGCAGCCGCAACTTTTGGCTTCACTGACACAAGGGGCTTCAGCAGGTGTTTCTCAGGCACCCCCGCTATCACTTGAGTTTCCACAACCAGCTTCAGATTACATGAACTTTCGACTAAAATTGAACACACAAAATGTCTCACTTGAAAATGTAATTCTAAAAGACTATAACGTGATGGGGACCATTAAAGTTAAGAATTTATCGTttaacaaaaatgtttttgtacGGTGCAGTTTTGATTCTTGGAAAAGTAGCATGGACATTGTAGCAACATATGTGCCCTGTGGTGCAGATGATAGTTCTGCACAAGTTATGTATGACACTTTCTCATTCGAAATCACAGTACCATCAACATTAAAGCTTAACCAGGCAGTGGAGTTCTGTATTTGTTACGAATGTGATGAGGGACAATTCTGGGATAGTGCGGAGGGCAGGAATTACAAGGTTGTCTCGACCTATTCAGTTATGTCGGTGGATACACAGTTGACGCTACCAAGTGACAAGCCATACACTTCTGACTTCAAGCCAAATTTTGACTATGTGGATTCTTGGTCTGAATATTCAAGTTGGAGTCATGTCAATCGAGAAACGCCGTACTATTAA